The Streptococcus suis DNA window GTAATTCGAAAGTAATCTTTAGCAGGATTGCTGCCATGACTTTCTTATCGTGATAATGATACTCCCGTATAGCCATAGTCCGAGCGTTAGAAGCGTCACAGGCAATGGGTACGGCTACATGAGAACCATGCAGAAGTGAAATTCCTGTGAGCTTTGCTAGAGCTGTTCGATTGCTAAGATATTCTTCTCTTGTCAGTGTATTATTATAAAACTATTTGATATAATTATAGGTGAATATTGGAGTTTTCCTAGCCTATAATTGGGAAAGGAGTAATAATGATAACGGTCACAAAAAAGGATTTAGTTGAGCTAGGATATGGAACTTCTTTTTCAGCAGACATCATAAAAAAAGCAAAAGAATTGATGATTACAAAAGGGCATATCTACTATCAATCTCGAAAGCTAGATAGAGTCCCTCGTGAAGCTGTTGAAGAAATTCTAGGAATTCGGTTTTCAAATGAAAACAGGTCTGAGTAGTTTTTGCACAGTAAGGAGTAAAAACTATGGTTAAAGACCCAATAAAAAAAGCAAAGAATGGAACCTATTATTTTCGTGCAAATCTAGGTTATGATTCTAAAGGGAAAAAAATTCAAAAATATCGTAGTGGATTCACTACTAAAAAAGAAGCAAGAGAAGAATATTCGAAACTGCTATTGATGAAACCAGAAGAATTAAGTGAGAATAAGGATAAAATGACGTTTAAACATTATATCTTTGAAATTTTCCTTCCATGGTATAAGACACAGGTAAAGCTCAGAACATATGAAAATCGCTTACCAACTATTAAGAA harbors:
- a CDS encoding DUF3173 domain-containing protein; translated protein: MITVTKKDLVELGYGTSFSADIIKKAKELMITKGHIYYQSRKLDRVPREAVEEILGIRFSNENRSE